The following are from one region of the Microbacterium sp. BK668 genome:
- a CDS encoding dioxygenase — MATGGKDRSAREARERARVYQARQQLHDDQARRRRRDNLIAGIGGGLLILGVISAQTAYFTVGPGAPEPTPSVTPSPATTPEPTDSPAPSEEPAPAPSDEATPSPSASS; from the coding sequence GTGGCGACCGGTGGCAAAGACCGTTCCGCGCGCGAAGCGCGGGAGCGGGCGCGGGTTTACCAGGCGCGGCAGCAGCTGCACGACGACCAGGCGCGCCGCCGCCGGCGTGACAATCTCATCGCGGGCATCGGCGGTGGACTGCTGATCCTCGGTGTCATCAGCGCGCAGACCGCCTACTTCACGGTCGGCCCCGGTGCCCCCGAGCCCACCCCGAGCGTCACGCCCTCGCCCGCCACCACGCCGGAGCCGACGGACTCGCCGGCCCCCTCCGAGGAGCCCGCGCCCGCCCCCTCCGACGAAGCGACGCCGAGCCCGTCCGCCAGCTCCTGA
- a CDS encoding bifunctional (p)ppGpp synthetase/guanosine-3',5'-bis(diphosphate) 3'-pyrophosphohydrolase produces MTETVPSSATTQQTSSLRRLVPRIFSRSARRDDVEQLLRTVRTHHPKGDLSIVERAYTVAERAHAGQTRQSGEPYITHPLAVAQILADLGLGPRAIAAALLHDTVEDTDYSLDQLTADFGDEVAMLVDGVTKLDKVKYGESAQAETVRKMIVAMSRDIRVLLIKLADRLHNARTWGFVPPHKAQKKATETLEIYAPLAHRLGIQTIKSELEDLSFAVLHPKLYAEIESLVRQRTPQREQYVHNVIAAVDADLRDLRIRGRVMGRPKQLYSVYQKMVVRGREFDDIYDLIGIRVLVGSVRDCYAVLGAIHARWTPLPGRFKDYIATPKFNLYQSLHTTVIGPGGRTVEIQIRTNEMHQQAEYGVAAHWKYKEQMAGGKPDSKSVDADMAWLAHISDWQAETADPGEFLDSLRFEIGAKEVYVFTPKGRVIGLPAGATPVDFAYAVHTEIGHRTMGAKVNGRLVPLESELKSGDVVEVFTSKNPDAGPSQDWLGFVKSTRARSKIRGWFTKERREEAIEQGKESIARAMRRQNLPLQRLMSQDSFAEVAQQLRYEDVSALYAAVGEGHVSTQSVIEKVTALVAASDTTTGPIDLPQVGRSRAPRGGDSGVLVRGAPDILVKLAKCCTPVPGDQIVGFVTRGSGVSVHRADCTNVKSLMEDPERLIEVDWAPTTKSVFLVQIQVEALDRSGLLSDVTRVLSEHHVNILSATVSTTNDRLALSRFVFEMGDIVHLDRVLNAVRRIDAVYDVYRVTSS; encoded by the coding sequence ATGACCGAGACCGTCCCCTCGTCTGCGACGACCCAGCAGACCTCCTCGCTTCGACGGCTCGTCCCACGGATCTTCTCCCGCTCGGCGCGGCGTGACGACGTCGAGCAGCTGCTGAGGACGGTGCGCACGCACCATCCGAAGGGCGACCTGTCGATCGTCGAGCGGGCGTACACGGTCGCCGAACGCGCCCACGCCGGCCAGACTCGGCAGAGCGGCGAGCCTTACATCACGCATCCGCTGGCCGTCGCGCAGATCCTCGCCGACCTGGGGCTCGGACCGCGTGCCATCGCGGCGGCGCTCCTGCACGACACGGTCGAAGACACCGACTACTCCCTCGACCAGCTGACGGCGGACTTCGGCGACGAAGTCGCGATGCTCGTCGACGGCGTGACGAAGCTCGACAAGGTCAAGTACGGCGAGAGCGCTCAGGCCGAGACCGTCCGCAAGATGATCGTCGCGATGTCGCGCGACATCCGCGTGCTCCTGATCAAGCTCGCCGACCGTCTGCACAACGCCCGGACCTGGGGTTTCGTGCCGCCCCACAAGGCCCAGAAGAAGGCCACCGAGACCCTCGAGATCTATGCGCCGCTGGCGCATCGCCTCGGCATCCAGACCATCAAGTCCGAGCTCGAGGACCTGTCCTTCGCCGTCCTGCACCCGAAGCTCTACGCCGAGATCGAGAGCCTCGTGCGCCAGCGCACCCCGCAGCGGGAGCAGTACGTGCACAACGTCATCGCCGCCGTCGACGCCGATCTGCGGGACCTGCGCATCCGAGGCCGGGTCATGGGCCGCCCCAAGCAGCTCTACTCGGTGTACCAGAAGATGGTCGTGCGCGGTCGGGAGTTCGACGACATCTACGACCTGATCGGCATCCGGGTGCTCGTCGGCAGCGTGCGGGACTGCTATGCCGTGCTCGGCGCCATCCACGCGCGCTGGACGCCGCTTCCCGGCCGATTCAAGGACTACATCGCGACGCCGAAGTTCAACCTCTACCAGTCGCTGCACACGACGGTCATCGGCCCGGGCGGGCGCACGGTCGAGATCCAGATCCGCACGAACGAGATGCATCAGCAGGCCGAGTACGGCGTCGCGGCTCACTGGAAGTACAAGGAGCAGATGGCCGGCGGCAAGCCGGACTCCAAATCGGTCGACGCCGACATGGCGTGGCTCGCGCACATCTCGGACTGGCAGGCCGAGACCGCCGACCCCGGCGAGTTCCTCGACTCGCTGCGCTTCGAGATCGGTGCGAAGGAGGTGTACGTCTTCACGCCGAAGGGCCGGGTCATCGGCCTTCCGGCCGGCGCCACTCCGGTCGACTTCGCCTACGCCGTGCACACCGAGATCGGTCACCGCACGATGGGCGCGAAGGTCAACGGCCGACTCGTGCCGCTGGAGTCCGAGCTCAAGAGCGGAGACGTCGTAGAGGTCTTCACGTCGAAGAATCCGGATGCCGGCCCCAGCCAGGACTGGCTGGGCTTCGTCAAGAGCACGCGCGCCCGCAGCAAGATCCGCGGCTGGTTCACCAAGGAGCGCCGCGAAGAGGCGATCGAGCAGGGCAAGGAGTCGATCGCCCGCGCGATGCGGCGGCAGAACCTGCCGCTGCAGCGCCTCATGAGCCAGGACTCCTTCGCCGAGGTCGCGCAGCAGCTGCGCTACGAGGACGTCTCGGCCCTGTACGCGGCCGTCGGAGAGGGCCACGTCTCGACGCAGTCGGTCATCGAGAAGGTCACGGCGCTCGTGGCAGCGAGCGACACGACGACCGGCCCGATCGACCTCCCGCAGGTGGGCCGCTCGCGCGCGCCGCGCGGCGGCGACTCGGGCGTGCTCGTCCGGGGTGCCCCCGACATCCTCGTCAAGCTCGCGAAGTGCTGCACGCCGGTGCCCGGCGACCAGATCGTGGGCTTCGTCACGCGGGGGAGCGGTGTCTCGGTGCATCGAGCCGACTGCACCAACGTCAAGTCGCTCATGGAAGACCCCGAGCGTCTGATCGAGGTCGATTGGGCTCCGACGACCAAGAGCGTGTTCCTCGTGCAGATCCAGGTCGAGGCGCTCGACCGTTCGGGCCTGCTGAGCGACGTGACCCGGGTGCTCAGCGAGCACCACGTGAACATCCTGTCGGCGACCGTCTCGACCACGAACGATCGCCTCGCGCTGAGCCGGTTCGTGTTCGAGATGGGCGACATCGTGCACCTCGACCGCGTGCTCAACGCCGTGCGGCGCATCGACGCCGTCTACGACGTCTACCGCGTCACGTCCTCCTGA
- a CDS encoding type IV toxin-antitoxin system AbiEi family antitoxin: MTTPFLYFPGDRLSPAELSAARLDGDVVELGEAYIPADAVETRALRAGSLRGILGETLAATHLSAAWVHGALPEPPARHTVQRAVPWRIHQVIDRRAIYRDPEVATDDLWRIGGVLVTSPQRTLADLARVPDDDYAEAARLVSDAFPGLALEAVAWFEQRRPVPHKRTAVAFLQGLSARSAQEDVTR, from the coding sequence GTGACCACGCCCTTCCTGTACTTCCCCGGCGACCGCCTCTCCCCCGCCGAGCTCTCGGCGGCGCGGCTCGACGGCGATGTCGTGGAGCTCGGCGAGGCCTACATCCCGGCAGACGCGGTGGAGACGCGGGCACTCCGTGCCGGATCGTTGCGCGGCATCCTCGGCGAGACGCTCGCCGCGACGCATCTGAGCGCGGCGTGGGTGCATGGCGCTCTCCCCGAGCCGCCGGCCCGGCATACGGTGCAGCGTGCCGTCCCGTGGCGGATCCACCAGGTCATCGACCGTCGCGCGATCTACCGCGATCCGGAAGTGGCGACCGACGACCTCTGGCGCATCGGCGGCGTGCTCGTCACCTCGCCGCAGCGCACCCTCGCCGACCTCGCGCGCGTGCCCGACGACGACTACGCCGAGGCCGCGCGCCTCGTCTCCGACGCGTTCCCGGGCCTCGCGCTGGAGGCCGTCGCGTGGTTCGAGCAGCGCCGGCCCGTGCCGCACAAGCGCACGGCCGTCGCCTTCCTCCAGGGCCTGTCGGCGCGGTCGGCTCAGGAGGACGTGACGCGGTAG
- a CDS encoding DUF349 domain-containing protein — protein MTAAADPTPQPTTDDEAQAPDAVELSDAPGDDAPPSTEEPSTREPGPEAEAPSGPGAEAETPGETESAGEPVIEPAASDESVGEAQDAAVATEEEPAAADSAEHGAPAPRATPAPAPRPMPTPRPPAGTGPRVPAPTEPWGRVDEDGTVSVREGDQWRVVGQFPDGTPEEALAYFERKYTDLASEVTLLEVRHRRGGASAADLRAAAKTVSDKISGAAAVGDLASLEARVAALTESLSAASETEAAAAREAVDEAIKSRTELVERAEALAARDPRTVQWKQASAELTSLFDQWQLQQQNGPRLPKSTAQALWKRFRDARATVDKHRREFYAELDEAHKAVRDRKAKLVERAEALAPKGEDGIAQYRELLEQWKTAGRAGKKADDALWARFKAAGDALYSARGEREAADAEASREKITAKRALLDEARAVADERDLGKARALLTSIQRRWDDIGRIFPREAERGLDDDLRKIEQALRSREDADWKRNDPEQKARANDMTRQLTEAIEKLEQELAAAEKSGDKGAIAKAKEALEARKGWLRALGG, from the coding sequence GTGACTGCCGCAGCAGACCCCACTCCCCAGCCCACCACCGACGACGAGGCACAGGCGCCGGACGCCGTCGAGCTGAGCGACGCTCCCGGCGACGACGCGCCCCCGTCCACGGAAGAGCCGTCGACGAGGGAGCCCGGCCCCGAGGCCGAGGCTCCGAGTGGGCCGGGCGCCGAGGCCGAGACCCCGGGCGAGACGGAGAGCGCTGGCGAGCCGGTCATCGAGCCGGCCGCTTCAGACGAGTCGGTGGGCGAGGCGCAGGACGCCGCCGTCGCGACCGAGGAGGAGCCCGCCGCTGCCGACTCCGCCGAGCACGGCGCGCCGGCGCCCCGGGCGACACCCGCTCCCGCGCCGCGTCCCATGCCGACCCCTCGCCCGCCGGCAGGCACCGGGCCTCGGGTGCCGGCGCCGACCGAGCCGTGGGGTCGCGTGGACGAGGACGGCACGGTGTCGGTCCGCGAGGGCGACCAGTGGCGCGTCGTGGGGCAGTTCCCCGATGGCACACCCGAGGAGGCCCTGGCCTACTTCGAGCGCAAGTACACCGACCTCGCGAGCGAGGTGACCCTCCTCGAGGTCCGTCACCGCCGGGGCGGCGCATCGGCGGCCGACCTGCGCGCCGCCGCGAAGACCGTGTCCGACAAGATCTCCGGCGCCGCCGCCGTGGGCGACCTCGCGTCGCTCGAGGCGCGCGTGGCCGCACTCACCGAGTCCCTCTCCGCAGCGTCCGAGACCGAGGCGGCCGCCGCTCGCGAGGCGGTCGACGAGGCCATCAAGAGCCGCACCGAACTCGTCGAGCGTGCCGAGGCGCTCGCGGCGCGCGATCCGCGCACCGTGCAGTGGAAGCAGGCGTCCGCAGAGCTGACCTCGCTCTTCGACCAGTGGCAGCTGCAGCAGCAGAACGGCCCGCGCCTGCCGAAGTCGACGGCTCAGGCGCTGTGGAAGAGGTTCCGCGACGCCCGCGCCACGGTCGACAAGCACCGCCGCGAGTTCTACGCCGAGCTCGACGAGGCCCATAAGGCGGTTCGCGACCGGAAGGCGAAGCTGGTGGAGCGGGCGGAGGCGCTCGCTCCCAAGGGCGAGGACGGCATCGCCCAGTACCGCGAGCTCCTCGAGCAGTGGAAGACGGCCGGGCGCGCGGGCAAGAAGGCCGACGACGCCCTGTGGGCGCGCTTCAAGGCCGCGGGCGACGCGCTGTACTCCGCCCGCGGAGAGCGCGAGGCGGCCGATGCCGAGGCATCCCGCGAGAAGATCACCGCGAAGCGGGCGCTCCTCGACGAGGCGCGGGCAGTCGCCGACGAGCGGGACCTCGGCAAGGCGCGGGCGCTGCTGACGAGCATCCAGCGCCGCTGGGACGACATCGGTCGCATCTTCCCGCGCGAGGCCGAGCGCGGCCTCGACGACGACCTGCGCAAGATCGAGCAGGCCCTGCGATCGCGCGAGGACGCCGACTGGAAGCGCAACGACCCCGAGCAGAAGGCGCGGGCGAACGACATGACGCGCCAGCTGACGGAGGCGATCGAGAAGCTCGAGCAGGAGCTCGCCGCGGCGGAGAAGTCCGGCGACAAGGGTGCGATCGCAAAGGCGAAGGAAGCGCTCGAGGCGCGCAAGGGCTGGCTTCGCGCCCTCGGCGGGTGA